Proteins encoded together in one Oscillospiraceae bacterium window:
- a CDS encoding elongation factor G: MPNISTANIRNIALLGHSGSGKTSLAEAMMYLTKATDRLGKISEGNTMCDYDPEEIKRGFSVSTAIAPINFKDKIINIIDTPGYLDFIAETRQALRVAGSALIVVNAKAGLEVGAELGWRYAQESNIPKSIFVNHLDEENTDFSKVLMEMRDMFGVSVVPLVVPFRENDKLVCLVDIARKTAFIRENGERKQIDVPAGAQALIDRYREMLDEALAGTSDALMEKFFTGEEFTMEETLTALHDGMVSGDITPVYSGSATTTWGVEHFLEYIAESYPTPLDKKVERGVEGPIEIKETGPASIFVFKTVADPFVGKMSYFKVMSGVLKKDDVLKNLTTGQTEKFAHIYVSKGKRQIEVEEMACGDIGVTTKLVNTNTNDTLSADHDKQYAKITFPEPLLCTAVVPKAKGDEDKISAGIAKLLEEDLSIRYENRAETKQQLLYGLGEQHIDVIVSRLKTRYGTTVELEPEKIAYREAIKKSVKVEGKHKKQSGGKGQYGHVWIEFSPGEEDGLTFTESIFGGSVPKNFHPAVEKGLQECMAKGVLAGFPVASLKANLYDGSYHDVDSSEMAFKLAAALAFKDGLKQANPVILEPVGNLSVTVPDSMMGDIIGDINKRRGKVMGMNPSEFLKGYSVVDAEVPQSEMGNFTITLRASTQGRGSFTYTFDRYAEAPSNVAQKIIEQAKKEQE; the protein is encoded by the coding sequence ATGCCTAACATCAGCACTGCCAACATTCGTAATATCGCCCTGCTCGGTCACAGCGGAAGCGGAAAGACATCTCTTGCAGAAGCTATGATGTATCTTACAAAAGCTACTGACCGGTTGGGCAAAATCAGCGAAGGAAACACCATGTGCGACTACGACCCCGAGGAAATAAAGAGAGGTTTTTCGGTTTCCACCGCCATTGCCCCCATTAATTTTAAAGACAAAATCATCAATATTATAGACACTCCCGGTTATCTGGACTTTATCGCCGAGACCCGTCAGGCTCTGCGTGTTGCGGGAAGCGCGCTTATCGTGGTGAACGCCAAAGCAGGTCTTGAGGTAGGCGCGGAGCTGGGCTGGAGATACGCTCAGGAATCCAACATTCCCAAGTCCATTTTCGTAAACCATCTGGACGAGGAAAATACCGATTTCAGCAAAGTACTCATGGAAATGCGCGATATGTTCGGTGTTTCGGTAGTTCCGCTGGTTGTTCCCTTCAGAGAGAATGACAAGCTTGTATGTCTTGTGGATATTGCGCGTAAAACCGCGTTTATCCGCGAAAACGGCGAAAGAAAGCAGATAGATGTACCCGCCGGCGCACAGGCACTTATCGACAGATACAGAGAGATGCTGGACGAAGCTCTTGCAGGCACCTCCGACGCACTTATGGAAAAATTCTTCACAGGCGAAGAGTTCACCATGGAGGAAACACTTACCGCGCTTCATGACGGTATGGTTTCGGGCGACATCACTCCCGTATATTCAGGCTCCGCCACCACCACCTGGGGCGTTGAGCACTTCCTTGAATACATAGCAGAGTCCTACCCCACTCCCCTTGACAAAAAGGTTGAGCGCGGTGTTGAAGGACCTATCGAAATCAAGGAAACGGGTCCCGCCTCCATCTTCGTATTCAAAACGGTTGCCGACCCGTTTGTAGGTAAAATGTCCTACTTCAAGGTCATGAGCGGTGTTCTGAAAAAGGACGACGTTCTGAAGAACCTTACCACAGGTCAGACCGAAAAATTCGCTCATATCTACGTTTCCAAGGGCAAACGTCAGATAGAGGTTGAGGAAATGGCATGCGGCGACATTGGTGTTACCACCAAGCTTGTAAACACCAACACCAACGACACACTTTCCGCCGACCACGACAAGCAGTATGCGAAAATCACCTTCCCCGAGCCGCTTCTGTGCACCGCCGTTGTGCCTAAGGCAAAGGGCGACGAAGATAAGATTTCCGCAGGTATCGCAAAGCTTCTGGAGGAAGACCTCTCCATCAGATACGAAAACCGCGCCGAAACCAAGCAGCAGCTTCTGTACGGTCTGGGCGAACAGCATATCGACGTTATAGTCAGCCGTCTTAAAACCCGTTACGGTACAACGGTTGAGCTTGAACCCGAAAAAATTGCATACCGCGAAGCAATCAAAAAATCCGTCAAGGTTGAAGGAAAACACAAGAAGCAGTCGGGCGGTAAGGGACAGTACGGTCATGTATGGATAGAGTTCTCACCCGGCGAAGAGGACGGCCTCACCTTTACCGAAAGTATTTTCGGCGGCTCTGTGCCCAAGAACTTCCACCCCGCAGTTGAAAAAGGTCTGCAGGAATGTATGGCTAAGGGCGTATTGGCAGGCTTCCCCGTTGCAAGTCTTAAAGCCAACCTGTACGACGGCTCATATCACGATGTTGACTCGTCGGAAATGGCGTTCAAGCTGGCGGCGGCGCTGGCATTCAAGGACGGCTTAAAGCAGGCTAATCCCGTAATTCTGGAGCCCGTGGGCAATCTGAGCGTTACAGTACCCGATTCCATGATGGGTGACATCATCGGCGACATCAACAAGCGCCGCGGCAAGGTAATGGGCATGAATCCCAGCGAATTCCTCAAGGGATACAGCGTTGTTGACGCAGAGGTTCCTCAGAGCGAAATGGGCAACTTCACCATCACCCTGCGCGCCTCCACTCAGGGACGCGGAAGCTT
- a CDS encoding helix-turn-helix transcriptional regulator, translated as MGDKVDIIERLSAILKKYGWTKYRLSKESKIPESTLSNIFHRGTVPTIATLQLICETMNISLAEFFSDDEQVVMTPELKEFYEEWKLLPPEKRKHLLQTMKCMR; from the coding sequence ATGGGTGATAAAGTGGACATTATTGAAAGACTTTCTGCTATTCTTAAAAAATACGGCTGGACAAAGTATCGGCTTTCCAAGGAAAGCAAAATACCCGAATCCACATTATCAAATATATTTCATCGTGGTACTGTCCCCACTATTGCAACGCTTCAGTTGATATGCGAAACAATGAATATTTCACTTGCGGAATTCTTTTCTGACGATGAGCAAGTTGTTATGACCCCCGAGCTTAAAGAATTTTACGAGGAATGGAAATTGTTACCGCCGGAAAAAAGAAAACATCTGCTTCAGACAATGAAGTGTATGCGATGA
- a CDS encoding HAD family hydrolase, with protein sequence MIVLEQHEKKKIVAAVFDFDGTLSTLRCGWEAVMEPLMLECIFGDGYTEENQREVRDYIKDSTGIQTILQMKWLAERVKQQGKTPLDPWEYKAEYNRRLMINVEKNKADAQAGKADHYIMRGSKQFLAALKERGIRLYAASGTDEEDVIKEAEALGLSCFFEEIAGAKPHSENCSKEATLERLIAKNHSGLLVVGDGPVEIRLGKAVGACTLGICGKEKELCGFDDVKIQRLTNAGAHALVDCFENVDKILTWLEN encoded by the coding sequence ATGATCGTTTTGGAGCAACACGAAAAGAAAAAAATCGTTGCTGCCGTTTTTGATTTTGACGGAACCTTGTCGACGCTTCGTTGCGGTTGGGAAGCCGTTATGGAGCCTCTTATGCTGGAATGTATTTTCGGCGACGGATATACCGAGGAAAACCAACGAGAGGTTCGCGATTATATTAAAGATTCGACCGGAATTCAAACCATACTTCAAATGAAATGGCTTGCCGAACGCGTTAAGCAACAGGGGAAAACGCCACTTGATCCTTGGGAATACAAGGCGGAGTACAACCGCAGATTAATGATAAACGTGGAAAAAAACAAAGCAGACGCGCAAGCGGGTAAAGCAGATCATTACATCATGCGCGGATCCAAGCAATTTCTTGCTGCCCTTAAAGAAAGAGGTATTCGACTCTATGCGGCAAGCGGAACCGATGAGGAAGACGTGATCAAAGAGGCAGAAGCGCTTGGTCTTTCTTGCTTTTTTGAGGAGATTGCCGGAGCAAAACCACACAGTGAGAATTGCTCAAAAGAAGCAACCTTGGAACGACTGATCGCGAAAAATCACAGTGGACTTCTCGTAGTCGGAGACGGACCTGTCGAGATCAGATTAGGAAAAGCCGTAGGTGCTTGTACGCTTGGCATCTGTGGAAAAGAAAAAGAGCTGTGCGGATTTGATGATGTAAAGATTCAACGGTTAACCAATGCCGGAGCACACGCTCTCGTAGATTGTTTTGAGAATGTAGATAAAATTTTAACATGGCTGGAGAATTAA
- a CDS encoding ROK family transcriptional regulator, whose translation MENDEMIKAHNSAIMRESNQRLIVDMIRKKPLSRADLSRAMGLSRAAVTILTDSLIEQGIIMNGDVVKSGSGRRPTLLQLNPNAFISIGIDLSRDGCEILLTDFSGNKIFGKKMDFLESAEKTVLLICEEITLALASVSNGATPLGICICAPGPIDSAKGMILNPSGLYLFHDYNIKHAFSSRFALPVYLEKDTNVLALAEKNRNNVHGDMLFLLADHGIGCSIIKNGHLFTGRDGMGGELGHTTVDINGPTCACGNVGCAELYASIPATVQKAGASSWNDLICRAENGDQKAMTALREQGKILSVLCINAVNLFEPLNIVLGGELTNADFVLKEMIESALDRAAFSRKVHQFHVYSSCLGKNARAYAAAMTALEYYFNGGMHL comes from the coding sequence ATGGAGAATGATGAAATGATAAAAGCGCACAATTCTGCCATTATGCGAGAAAGTAATCAGCGCTTGATCGTAGATATGATCCGAAAAAAACCGTTATCGCGAGCAGATCTTTCCCGCGCTATGGGTCTTTCTCGTGCAGCCGTTACAATTCTTACCGATTCTCTTATTGAACAAGGCATTATCATGAACGGAGATGTCGTAAAATCCGGATCAGGACGAAGACCGACTTTGCTACAGTTGAATCCCAATGCCTTCATTTCCATCGGGATTGATTTAAGCCGTGATGGCTGCGAGATACTGTTAACTGATTTTTCAGGGAATAAGATTTTCGGAAAGAAAATGGATTTTCTTGAAAGTGCCGAGAAAACCGTTTTGCTCATTTGCGAAGAGATCACGCTTGCATTAGCTAGCGTAAGCAACGGTGCCACACCCTTGGGAATATGTATCTGTGCTCCGGGTCCCATTGACTCTGCGAAAGGCATGATACTGAATCCATCTGGATTGTATCTTTTTCACGATTATAATATCAAACACGCGTTTTCTTCCCGTTTTGCCCTTCCGGTGTATTTGGAAAAGGATACGAACGTGCTGGCTCTTGCCGAGAAAAACCGAAATAACGTTCATGGCGATATGCTGTTTTTGCTCGCCGACCACGGCATCGGCTGCTCGATCATCAAGAACGGGCATCTTTTTACCGGAAGAGACGGTATGGGCGGAGAGCTGGGGCATACTACGGTAGACATCAACGGACCCACCTGCGCCTGCGGAAACGTCGGTTGCGCCGAATTATACGCATCTATTCCGGCAACAGTGCAAAAAGCCGGTGCAAGCAGTTGGAATGACCTGATATGCAGAGCCGAAAACGGCGATCAAAAAGCAATGACTGCGCTGCGGGAGCAAGGGAAAATTCTTTCAGTCCTTTGTATCAATGCCGTAAACTTATTTGAACCTCTGAATATCGTTTTGGGCGGAGAGTTGACGAATGCGGATTTTGTACTGAAGGAAATGATAGAAAGCGCTCTTGACCGCGCTGCATTCTCACGGAAGGTACACCAATTTCATGTGTATTCTTCTTGCCTTGGAAAAAATGCACGCGCTTATGCCGCAGCTATGACGGCTTTGGAATATTACTTTAATGGAGGAATGCACTTATGA
- a CDS encoding sugar kinase, with protein MKYFQGVSEGRLQTILEKMKQVKAVLIGDMCLDVYWVGDMTRSHLSRETPHFPLPIVEERFSAGAGGNVAVNMATLCDGFTPIGVIGDDWRGVCLKNVMEELGISADGLVMAKGRVTNAYCKPMRKGYPGIEVEDPRLDFESFSPLSKEMEDQLIEKLKRYAASADVLCVSDQFENGCVTDRVREVINGLSQSGLLTVVDSRSRIDRFRHCILKPNEMECAHAIETDLSLCATEDDIAMAACRLARKTDSEVCLTLGERGCLIYRKNGATRIYAIPVAPPVDTVGAGDCFLSAFSLALASGANDREAGVIGALASSVCVKKMNTTGSASASELIEQLIRYGE; from the coding sequence ATGAAATATTTTCAAGGAGTTAGCGAGGGACGGCTCCAAACGATTTTAGAAAAAATGAAGCAGGTGAAAGCCGTACTGATCGGTGATATGTGTCTTGATGTGTATTGGGTTGGCGACATGACAAGAAGTCACCTTTCCAGAGAAACACCTCATTTTCCTTTGCCAATAGTAGAAGAACGCTTTTCCGCCGGCGCAGGAGGTAACGTCGCAGTCAATATGGCGACACTTTGTGACGGGTTTACCCCTATCGGTGTCATTGGCGACGATTGGCGCGGTGTTTGTTTAAAAAACGTCATGGAAGAGCTTGGTATTTCCGCCGACGGACTTGTGATGGCAAAAGGACGAGTTACTAACGCTTATTGTAAACCCATGCGCAAAGGATATCCCGGTATAGAGGTAGAGGATCCGCGTCTGGATTTTGAGAGCTTTTCTCCGCTGTCTAAAGAGATGGAGGATCAGCTGATCGAGAAGTTGAAACGCTATGCGGCATCAGCCGACGTGCTTTGCGTAAGCGATCAGTTTGAGAATGGATGCGTTACGGACAGAGTGCGCGAAGTGATCAACGGTCTTTCACAGTCGGGGCTTTTAACGGTAGTGGATAGTAGATCTCGCATTGACCGATTCCGTCACTGCATTTTGAAACCAAACGAAATGGAATGCGCGCATGCGATCGAAACCGATCTGTCGCTTTGCGCAACCGAGGATGATATAGCCATGGCAGCTTGCCGTCTTGCAAGAAAAACCGATTCTGAAGTTTGTTTGACTCTTGGCGAGCGAGGATGTCTGATATATCGAAAAAACGGTGCCACACGAATCTACGCTATACCCGTTGCACCGCCCGTAGACACGGTAGGCGCGGGGGATTGCTTTCTTTCCGCGTTTTCGCTGGCTCTGGCATCCGGAGCGAATGACCGTGAGGCAGGCGTGATCGGCGCCCTGGCTTCATCTGTTTGTGTGAAGAAGATGAATACAACTGGAAGTGCGAGTGCATCTGAACTTATTGAACAACTTATTCGTTATGGAGAATGA
- the thiS gene encoding sulfur carrier protein ThiS — MVNVNGKPLEIAGKTLAGYLESTAYDMKRIATELNGNIVPKASYAHTVLRDGDSVEIVSFVGGG; from the coding sequence ATGGTAAACGTAAACGGAAAGCCCCTGGAGATAGCGGGCAAAACCCTTGCCGGGTATCTTGAGAGCACAGCTTACGATATGAAGCGTATAGCAACGGAGCTGAACGGAAATATCGTTCCGAAGGCTTCTTATGCCCATACCGTTCTGAGGGACGGCGACAGTGTGGAAATCGTGAGCTTTGTGGGAGGTGGTTGA
- the thiF gene encoding thiamine biosynthesis protein ThiF, with protein sequence MIPSKEEWDSALEQRYGKELQMAFSRATVAVCGLGGLGSNIAVALARAGVGRLILIDFDRVDITNLHRQQYKASQTGMYKTEAFAENLRELTPYVSLEIHTQRITRSNAVSLLSEADVICEAFDSAQQKAMLADTVFSKMPDKYFVAASGMAGMGDANSIRTRKITDKFYLCGDGKSDVADTMGLISSRVMLCAAHQAHAVLRILANRFEYQEEK encoded by the coding sequence GTGATTCCTTCAAAGGAAGAATGGGACAGCGCTCTGGAGCAACGATACGGCAAAGAGCTGCAAATGGCATTTTCCCGTGCAACCGTTGCGGTGTGCGGACTGGGCGGGCTGGGCTCAAATATCGCCGTGGCGCTTGCAAGGGCGGGTGTGGGCAGGCTTATACTGATTGATTTTGACCGTGTGGATATCACAAATCTTCACCGTCAGCAGTATAAGGCAAGTCAGACGGGAATGTATAAGACCGAAGCATTTGCAGAAAATCTCAGAGAATTAACACCGTATGTTTCACTCGAAATACATACACAAAGAATAACCCGATCAAATGCCGTATCCCTTTTGTCGGAGGCGGATGTTATCTGCGAGGCATTTGACAGCGCTCAGCAAAAGGCTATGCTTGCGGACACCGTCTTTTCAAAAATGCCGGACAAATATTTTGTTGCGGCTTCGGGAATGGCGGGCATGGGGGATGCAAACAGCATCAGGACAAGAAAAATAACAGACAAATTCTATCTGTGCGGAGACGGAAAAAGCGATGTCGCCGACACAATGGGGCTCATATCGTCCCGTGTTATGCTGTGCGCCGCGCATCAGGCGCACGCGGTACTGCGGATTTTGGCAAACAGATTTGAATATCAGGAGGAAAAATGA
- a CDS encoding thiazole synthase: MNNDKLIIGNHQFNSRFILGSGKYSMKLIEAAVKDAGAEIITLAVRRANTEKHESILDYIPDGVTLLPNTSGARNAEEAVRIARLARELGCGDFIKIEIMRDSKYLLPDNEQTVKATEILANEGFVVMPYMYPDLNTARDLVNAGAASVMPLASPIGSNKGLATREFIQILIDEIDLPVIVDAGIGRPSQACEAMEMGAAAIMANTALATAGDLPMMASAFRKAVEAGRKAYLSGLGRVLTRGASASDPLTGFIRD; the protein is encoded by the coding sequence ATGAATAACGACAAGCTTATTATCGGCAATCACCAATTCAACTCACGTTTTATTCTCGGCTCGGGAAAATATTCCATGAAGCTGATTGAAGCGGCGGTAAAGGACGCGGGGGCGGAAATTATCACTCTGGCGGTTCGGCGCGCCAATACCGAAAAGCACGAAAGCATTCTGGATTACATTCCCGATGGGGTTACGCTTCTGCCCAACACCTCGGGCGCAAGAAATGCGGAGGAGGCGGTTCGTATCGCCCGACTTGCCCGTGAGCTGGGATGCGGTGATTTTATTAAAATCGAAATTATGCGGGATTCCAAATATCTGCTTCCCGATAATGAACAAACCGTCAAGGCGACCGAAATACTTGCAAATGAAGGGTTTGTGGTTATGCCGTATATGTATCCCGATCTGAACACTGCCCGCGACCTTGTAAACGCAGGCGCGGCAAGCGTTATGCCGCTGGCATCTCCCATAGGCTCCAACAAGGGGCTTGCCACAAGGGAATTTATACAGATACTCATTGACGAAATTGACCTTCCCGTTATTGTGGATGCGGGCATTGGCAGACCTTCTCAGGCTTGCGAAGCCATGGAAATGGGTGCGGCGGCAATCATGGCAAATACCGCGCTTGCAACCGCGGGTGACCTTCCCATGATGGCATCGGCTTTCAGAAAGGCGGTTGAGGCGGGCCGTAAGGCGTATCTTTCGGGGCTCGGCAGAGTTCTTACCCGCGGTGCATCTGCCTCCGACCCCTTGACGGGCTTTATAAGAGATTGA
- the thiH gene encoding 2-iminoacetate synthase ThiH, translating into MDKRFFVDSKHLSPEALEKKHRIENDPSSRNNHMEYLPGMEIIQSDVCSQVMEQMHSYDYSRYTSDDVRTALEHSVCTVEDFKALLSPAASELLEQMAQRARLETSRHFGNTVYLFTPLYIANYCENYCVYCGFNCYNHIRRMKLSMEQIEKEMRVIADSGMEEILILTGESRFESDVKYIGEAVKTARKYFRMVGLEIYPVNTDEYKYLHECGADYVTVFQETYDTDRYEQLHLLGHKRIWPYRFDAQERALRGGMRGVAFSALLGLSDFRKDALASALHVYYLQRKYPHAEMSLSCPRLRPIINNDKINPLDVHERELCQIICAYRIFLPFVGITVSSRESAEFRNGIVKIAATKVSAGVSTGIGDHESKYSGKKSDSDGGDEQFEIDDSRSLECMYRDIESEGLQPVLNDYVYV; encoded by the coding sequence GTGGATAAGCGTTTTTTTGTCGACTCAAAGCACCTCTCGCCCGAGGCGCTTGAAAAAAAGCACCGTATCGAAAACGACCCCTCAAGCCGTAACAATCATATGGAATATCTGCCGGGTATGGAGATTATACAATCGGACGTATGCTCGCAGGTCATGGAACAAATGCATTCTTATGATTACAGCAGATATACTTCGGATGATGTCCGCACGGCGCTGGAGCATTCCGTTTGCACCGTTGAGGATTTCAAGGCACTTTTGTCGCCTGCCGCCTCTGAGCTTCTCGAACAGATGGCTCAGCGCGCAAGGCTGGAAACAAGCAGGCATTTCGGCAACACCGTGTACCTTTTTACACCCTTGTATATCGCCAACTACTGCGAAAATTACTGTGTGTACTGCGGATTTAACTGTTATAACCACATCAGGCGAATGAAGCTGTCCATGGAGCAGATCGAAAAGGAAATGAGGGTGATTGCCGACAGCGGTATGGAGGAAATTCTCATTCTGACGGGCGAGAGCCGTTTTGAAAGCGACGTGAAATACATAGGAGAAGCCGTAAAAACGGCAAGAAAATATTTTCGCATGGTGGGGCTTGAGATTTATCCCGTCAATACCGACGAATATAAGTACCTTCATGAATGCGGTGCGGACTATGTGACAGTGTTTCAGGAGACCTACGACACCGACAGATACGAACAGCTCCATCTTTTGGGCCACAAGCGCATATGGCCCTATCGCTTTGACGCCCAGGAAAGAGCCCTGCGCGGCGGTATGCGGGGCGTTGCATTTTCGGCACTTCTGGGGCTTTCGGACTTCCGCAAGGATGCGCTGGCAAGTGCGTTGCATGTTTATTATCTGCAAAGAAAATATCCTCACGCCGAGATGTCGCTGTCCTGCCCGAGACTTCGTCCCATTATCAATAACGACAAAATCAATCCGCTTGATGTTCACGAAAGAGAGCTTTGCCAGATTATTTGTGCGTACCGTATTTTTCTTCCGTTTGTCGGCATTACCGTGTCATCCCGCGAGAGTGCGGAGTTCAGAAACGGCATAGTTAAAATCGCCGCCACAAAGGTGTCCGCAGGTGTTTCCACCGGCATCGGTGACCATGAAAGCAAATACAGCGGTAAAAAAAGCGATAGCGACGGGGGCGATGAGCAGTTTGAAATAGACGACAGCCGAAGCCTTGAGTGCATGTATCGGGATATTGAAAGCGAAGGTCTTCAGCCGGTATTGAATGATTATGTGTACGTGTAA
- the thiE gene encoding thiamine phosphate synthase encodes MKKLDTTFYFITDSTGFEQDEFLRRVEEALKGGVSIVQLREKNKSTIEYIRLAERVHELTRKYNVPLIIDDRVDVVLAVGAEGVHLGKEDMPVESARRILGNDFIIGATAKTVPWALEAYESGADYLGVGAIYPTTTKVKTVITSTDTLNDICRAVPIPVNAIGGLNKNNIDVLRGIPVAGICVVSAVMKAECPQTAVKQLKRRAAELGIC; translated from the coding sequence ATGAAAAAGCTTGATACAACATTTTATTTTATAACCGATTCCACGGGCTTTGAGCAGGATGAATTTCTGCGCCGTGTTGAAGAAGCGCTTAAGGGCGGTGTGAGTATTGTTCAGCTCCGCGAGAAGAACAAATCCACAATAGAGTATATACGGCTTGCCGAAAGGGTTCATGAGCTGACCCGAAAATACAATGTTCCGCTGATTATCGATGACCGTGTGGATGTTGTGCTTGCCGTCGGTGCAGAGGGTGTGCATCTGGGGAAAGAGGATATGCCCGTTGAGAGTGCAAGAAGAATTCTCGGCAATGACTTCATTATCGGAGCGACCGCAAAGACGGTGCCGTGGGCGCTTGAAGCTTATGAGAGCGGTGCCGATTATCTGGGAGTGGGAGCGATATATCCGACAACAACCAAAGTAAAAACCGTTATCACCTCCACCGATACGCTTAACGACATTTGCAGGGCTGTTCCCATCCCCGTAAATGCAATCGGCGGGCTTAACAAAAACAATATTGACGTTCTCAGAGGTATTCCCGTTGCGGGCATTTGCGTTGTATCCGCCGTTATGAAAGCCGAATGTCCCCAAACGGCGGTGAAACAGCTTAAAAGAAGAGCCGCGGAGCTTGGGATATGCTGA
- the thiD gene encoding bifunctional hydroxymethylpyrimidine kinase/phosphomethylpyrimidine kinase, whose translation MKTVLSIAGSDSCGGAGIQADIKTMTMNGVYAMSAITALTAQNTVGVEGIILTAPGFLEAQINAVFRDIRPDAVKTGMTGSAELTEVIAGRLRFYKAENIVVDPVMVATSGSRLMEPDAAEALKKELLPLARLVTPNIPEAQVLSGIAIRTKRDMEYAAKAMGESFGCAVLLKGGHSINDANDLLYDGGSLRWFCAERIENPNTHGTGCTLSSAIASNLAKGYSLEASVERAKEYISGALGAMLDLGQGSGPMNHMFDISGRFFE comes from the coding sequence ATGAAAACAGTATTATCGATAGCGGGAAGTGATTCCTGCGGAGGCGCAGGTATTCAGGCGGATATAAAAACAATGACAATGAACGGAGTTTACGCCATGAGCGCAATCACGGCGCTGACCGCACAGAACACCGTAGGTGTTGAGGGTATTATCCTGACTGCTCCCGGGTTTTTGGAGGCTCAGATAAATGCGGTATTCCGCGATATCCGCCCCGATGCCGTAAAGACGGGCATGACGGGTTCGGCGGAGCTTACAGAGGTAATCGCCGGGAGACTTCGCTTTTATAAAGCGGAAAATATTGTGGTCGATCCCGTAATGGTTGCGACAAGCGGTTCAAGGCTTATGGAGCCCGACGCGGCAGAGGCGCTGAAAAAGGAGCTTCTTCCGCTGGCGCGTCTTGTTACGCCCAATATCCCCGAGGCACAGGTCCTGTCGGGCATCGCTATACGTACAAAGCGGGATATGGAATATGCGGCAAAGGCTATGGGCGAAAGCTTCGGCTGTGCCGTGCTGCTCAAGGGCGGACACAGCATCAATGACGCAAATGACCTTTTGTATGACGGCGGCAGCTTAAGATGGTTTTGCGCCGAGCGTATAGAAAATCCGAACACACACGGTACGGGATGTACGCTTTCGTCGGCAATTGCGTCCAATCTTGCCAAGGGATATAGCCTTGAAGCCTCGGTTGAAAGAGCCAAGGAATATATATCGGGTGCACTGGGTGCAATGCTTGATTTGGGTCAGGGCTCGGGGCCCATGAACCATATGTTTGATATCAGCGGACGGTTTTTTGAATAA